One Trichoderma asperellum chromosome 5, complete sequence genomic region harbors:
- a CDS encoding uncharacterized protein (EggNog:ENOG41), which yields MSAQGNHILAMLQLSPDSSFHFEILRAISLAPYQGADVSEVLTAAAKITPGDFESFYAAFNGLAARVHAQAEGIDVNKYPVSARNAYFREATYLRSAEFYLHGNWEDSRINSVWEKHRAAFDKALVLLPVPGQRVTLKAQGFDVPAIFYGCGLPGRRPVILMCSGYDGSQEELYHVGAEAALTRGINVITFEGPGQPTVRREQNAGFIHDWERVVSPVVDYALARDDIDPNAIGLWGYSLGGYLAARAAAFEPRLAAVMAVDGASDFGATIHSKFPPEMAALFKSGNKEAVDQAMAQTLASPGAPTPLHWGVEHGMWAFNTKSPFEWATRCLDFKLGDAIHNIKMPFFVADAENDDLMPGQAKGVAEAVGEVATYHLFATEDGAGEHCSIGAAVLQNQVIFDWFQEVVSRNKA from the coding sequence atgtCTGCGCAAGGAAACCACATTCTAGCAATGCTTCAACTAAGCCCCGACTCAAGCTTCCACTTCGAAATCCTCCGCGCCATCTCCCTCGCGCCCTACCAAGGCGCCGACGTGAGCGAGGTCCTcaccgctgccgccaagaTTACGCCGGGCGACTTCGAAAGCTTCTACGCTGCTTTCAACGGCCTTGCTGCTCGCGTGCACGCACAGGCCGAAGGGATCGATGTGAACAAGTATCCCGTCTCTGCGAGGAACGCCTACTTCAGGGAGGCAACGTACCTCCGCAGCGCAGAATTCTACCTCCATGGCAACTGGGAGGACTCGCGCATAAACTCTGTCTGGGAGAAACACAGGGCCGCCTTCGACAAAGCCCTTGTCCTTCTCCCAGTGCCCGGCCAGAGGGTCACGCTCAAGGCCCAGGGGTTTGACGTGCCGGCCATCTTCTACGGCTGTGGACTTCCCGGTCGCCGCCCAGTCATTCTCATGTGCAGCGGCTATGACGGTTCTCAGGAGGAGCTTTATCACGTTGGCGCCGAGGCTGCGCTCACCAGGGGCATCAATGTGATTACTTTCGAAGGACCTGGCCAGCCCACCGTCCGCCGCGAGCAAAACGCCGGCTTCATCCACGACTGGGAGCGAGTCGTGTCCCCCGTGGTCGACTATGCGCTTGCAAGAGACGACATCGATCCCAACGCCATTGGCCTTTGGGGATACTCGCTGGGTGGATATCTCGCTGCTCGTGCTGCGGCCTTTGAGCCTCGCCTAGCTGCTGTCATGGCCGTCGACGGGGCCAGCGACTTCGGAGCCACAATTCACAGCAAGTTTCCTCCAGAGATGGCGGCTCTGTTCAAATCAGGCAATAAAGAAGCCGTTGACCAAGCCATGGCACAGACCTTGGCATCTCCAGGGGCGCCTACTCCTCTTCACTGGGGCGTGGAGCATGGCATGTGGGCGTTTAACACAAAGTCGCCGTTTGAATGGGCAACCAGGTGCCTCGACTTCAAACTCGGTGATGCCATCCACAATATTAAAATGCCATTTTTCGTGGCTGATGCAGAGAATGACGATTTAATGCCTGGGCAGGCAAAGGGCGTCGCGGAAGCCGTTGGAGAGGTGGCGACGTACCATTTATTCGCCACGGaagatggagctggagagcacTGTTCTATTGGAGCGGCTGTGCTTCAAAATCAAGTCATCTTCGACTGGTTCCAAGAGGTGGTGTCGAGAAATAAGGCGTAA
- a CDS encoding uncharacterized protein (TransMembrane:3 (o6-26i33-51o114-135i)) gives MAIQRAVANASSVAIRIGAIAFFRAFPAHLPSIIFALFAIYIPSFLTSWFSSPDLEVVDDRVDVTIRETVVDDDDDEEIVAEEVDVKETISFAGRDIPAWKIIFYGAPSSKRPFSSLLSFLINLVFVGLTADALYRARWYYPADDLSFVRIGYVSHNEANFLIREPDQTKMPVTFQIRHYNGLIWQSVGSVKSTTNETDFTGALTIPLLSYAEQQKYEWRTSNNHTGELTAAPKPGKMPVQNGGKYTFLSTSCILPRFPYSPFDHPLAIPGLRNLAKRLPELGAQFMLFLGDFIYVDVPERFGKSVEEYRMQYRQVYASPEWATVGQNLSWIHVLDDHEIANDWDANTTGVYRNAVDPWHIYQAQINPPPAVAAGTKSERRPGATWFEFVQGPVSFFMLDTRSYRSSNKLPFNEAEKTMLGADQLADFLAWLKRPEPQGVRWKFVASSIPFTKNWPVNVKDTWGGFLVERKKILEAMWDVSARGVGVVVLSGDRHEFAATKFPPPPESDWPEEATVYEFSTSPLNQFASPIPSYKQVDNEDVLIQYHHSGMSKFGAFTIEEDEGDSKLLYRLFISGEEKWNTTITAPPLPAEEEKKASSGSFWDRLKNW, from the exons ATGGCCATCCAAAGAGCTGTCGCCAATGCGTCTTCGGTCGCAATAAGGATAGGAGCCATTGCCTTTTTCCGTGCT TTTCCT GCTCATCTGCCGTCAATTATCTTCGCCCTGTTCGCCATATACATCCCATCCTTCTTAACGAGCTGGTTTTCCTCACCTGACCTTGAAGTTGTGGATGATCGAGTTGATGTCACTATCAGAGAAACTGTagtcgatgacgatgacgatgaggagatTGTCGCCGAGGAGGTTGATGTGAAAGAGACCATTTCTTTTGCCGGAAGAGATATTCCAGCATGGAAAATCATCTTTTATGGTGCTCCTAGCTCGAAGCGACCCTTCAGTTCTCTGTTGAGCTTTCTCATTAACCTGGTGTTTGTTGGTCTTACAGCCGACGCTCTATACCGTGCCAGGTGGTATTACCCAGCTGATGACCTATCTTTTGTGCGAATTGGATATGTCTCTCATAATGAGGCCAATTTCCTTATTCGGGAACCTGACCAGACCAAGATGCCCGTCACTTTCCAGATCCGACACTACAACGGTCTCATTTGGCAGTCTGTTGGCAGCGTAAAATCAACCACCAATGAGACCGATTTCACCGGCGCTCTTACGATTCCACTCCTGAGCTAtgcagagcagcaaaagtATGAATGGAGGACCTCGAACAACCACACAGGTGAACTGACGGCTGCACCCAAGCCTGGCAAGATGCCGGTTCAAAATGGAGGCAAATATACGTTTTTGTCTACTTCGTGCATCTTACCTCGTTTCCCCTACTCACCCTTTGATCACCCCCTGGCAATTCCGGGGCTACGGAATCTCGCCAAGAGGCTGCCTGAACTGGGTGCTCAGTTCATGCTGTTCTTAGGCGATTTCATTTACGTGGATGTTCCCGAGCGCTTTGGAAAATCGGTTGAGGAGTATCGCATGCAGTATCGTCAAGTCTATGCCTCTCCGGAATGGGCCACTGTTGGTCAAAACTTGAGCTGGATCCATGTCCTAGACGATCATGAGATTGCAAAT GACTGGGATGCAAACACTACTGGTGTTTACAGAAATGCCGTAGACCCCTGGCACATATACCAAGCTCAGATCAACCCTCCGCCCGCTGTGGCTGCAGGCACGAAGAGTGAGCGCCGCCCTGGCGCTACCTGGTTTGAGTTCGTGCAGGGTCCTGTGAGCTTCTTTATGCTCGACACTCGCAGCTACCGATCTAGCAACAAGCTACCGTTTAATGAGGCGGAGAAGACGATGCTTGGTGCTGACCAGTTGGCTGACTTTTTGGCTTGGCTCAAACGCCCAGAACCCCAGGGCGTTAGGTGGAAGTTTGTCGCATCATCTATTCCATTTACCAAGAACTGGCCTGTGAATGTGAAGGATACCTGGGGCGGATTCTTGGTCGAACGAAAGAAGATTCTTGAAGCCATGTGGGACGTTTCTGCTCGAGGAGTCGGAGTCGTGGTCCTGTCTGGTGATAGACACGAATTCGCGGCGACCAAGTTCCCGCCCCCACCCGAATCTGACTGGCCAGAGGAGGCTACTGTCTACGAGTTCTCTACTAGTCCGCTCAATCAGTTTGCTTCCCCTATTCCTTCATATAAGCAAGTGGACAATGAGGATGTTCTCATTCA ATATCATCACTCTGGCATGTCCAAGTTTGGCGCCTTTACTatagaagaagacgagggcgATAGCAAGCTTCTCTACCGTCTGTTCATCAGTGGTGAGGAGAAATGGAACACAACCATCACTGCGCCGCCTCTCCCcgctgaagaggagaaaaaggctTCCTCGGGCTCTTTCTGGGATCGGCTTAAGAATTGGTAA
- a CDS encoding uncharacterized protein (TransMembrane:1 (n5-15c20/21o182-203i)~SECRETED:SignalP(1-20)), whose protein sequence is MRFPTLIAGLMAIMATNVAATALTYKLSANEKACFYATTKNENEKVAFYFAVQSGGSFDVDYLVEGPGGKVILQGEKERQGDFVFTAQLIGDYSFCFDNEMSTFSEKFVDFEIAVENESRTAQLPSKQGSSPEQTSVLEESIFKISGQLSTISRNQKYFRTRENRNFSTVTSTEKRIVNFSMIQIALIVCMGALQVFVVRFFFQGARKGYV, encoded by the exons ATGAGATTCCCGACGCTGATAGCCGGCCTGATGGCCATTATGGCCACAAACGTTGCTGCTACGGCATTGACCTACAAGCTGTCCGCCAACGAAAAGGCTTGCTTCTACGCGACCACGAAGAACGAGAACGAGAAGGTCGCCTTCTATTTTGCT GTTCAATCGGGTGGTTCGTTTGATGTCGACTACCTCGTCGAGGGTCCCGGTGGAAAGGTCATCCTGCAAGGCGAAAAAGAGCGGCAGGGCGACTTCGTCTTCACTGCGCAGCTGATTGGAGACTACTCGTTCTGCTTCGACAACGAGATGAGCACATTTTCCGAGAAATTCGTCGACTTCGAGATTGCT GTCGAAAACGAGTCCCGAACCGCCCAGCTGCCCTCCAAACAGGGCTCATCACCAGAGCAGACTTCCGTCTTGGAGGAGTCCATCTTCAAGATCTCCGGCCAGCTTTCCACTATTTCCCGAAAccaaaaatactttagaacACGTGAGAACCGCAACTTCAGCACTGTCACGAGCACGGAGAAGCGCATTGTCAACTTTAGCATGATCCAGATTGCTCTTATTGTCTGTATGGGTGCGCTGCAGGTGTTTGTTGTCagattcttcttccagggTGCTCGCAAGGGTTACGTTTAA